Proteins from one Erythrolamprus reginae isolate rEryReg1 chromosome 6, rEryReg1.hap1, whole genome shotgun sequence genomic window:
- the TMEM19 gene encoding transmembrane protein 19 isoform X1, with the protein MGLSCRLAGLIRGSLGRGWKSLCLPQKVINSGFSMLFHSWNDFNKDYFKMITNIIILSILICISLSFWIVSMTASTYYGSLRPISPWRWLFSILIPLIIASRGFRKKSLDHGGAIGGLIVGFILTVANYSFFTSMLMFFITSSKLTKWKGKVKKQIDSEYKEGGQRNWVQVFCNGGVPAELALLYMIENGPGEIPVDFSKQYTASWMCLSLLGALSCCAGDTWASEIGTVIGHEPRLITTWKKVPVGTNGGITVVGLISSLLGGTFVGIAYFISQLIFVNDLDISAPQWPIIVFGAFAGLLGSIIDSYLGATMQYSGFDKRTGMVVNHQTENATHISGKPILDNNGVNLFSSVVIALLLPGIAWGFWPRG; encoded by the exons ATGGGACTGTCTTGCCGTCTTGCTGGGTTGATCCGGGGCTCGCTGGGAAGAGGATGGAAGAGTCTCTGCCTCCCCCAGAAG GTGATCAATTCTGGATTTTCCATGCTGTTTCATTCCTGGAATGATTTCAATAAAGATTACTTCAAAATGATAACTAATATCATCATTTTGAGTATACTTATATGTATTTCTTTATCTTTCTGGATTGTGTCCATGACCGCAAGCACATATTATG GTAGCTTGCGGCCAATTTCTCCATGGCGCTGGCTTTTTTCAATTTTGATCCCGCTAATAATTGCTTCACGAGGATTTAGGAAAAAGAGTCTTGATCATGGTGGAGCAATAGGAG gTTTAATTGTTGGATTTATCCTCACTGTTGCAAATTACAGCTTTTTTACCTCCATGCTCATGTTTTTCATTACTTCTTCCAAACTCACCAAGTGGAAAGGAAAAGTTAAAAAACAAATAGATTCAGAATACAAAGAAG GTGGACAAAGAAATTGGGTGCAAGTATTTTGCAATGGTGGTGTACCTGCAGAATTGGCTCTGCTCTATATGATTGAAAATGGACCAGGTGAAATCCCAGTAGATTTCTCTAAACAATATACAGCATCCTGGATGTGTCTATCATTACTGGGTGCTTTGTCCTGCTGTGCTGGGGATACTTGGGCTTCAGAAATTGGCACTGTCATAGGTCATGAACCTCGGCTAATAACAACCTGGAAAAAAGTTCCTGTAG GTACTAAtggaggtattactgtagtggGTTTAATTTCAAGTCTACTGGGAGGTACATTCGTTGGCATAGCTTACTTCATTTCCCAATTGATTTTTGTGAATGATTTGGATATATCTGCTCCACAATGGCCAATTATTGTGTTTGGTGCTTTTGCTGGTTTACTAGGCTCTATCATTGATTCCTACTTAGGAGCAACAATGCAATACAGTG GTTTTGATAAACGTACTGGAATGGTTGTCAACCATCAGACAGAAAATGCAACACACATTTCTGGTAAACCAATCCTAGATAACAATGGAGTGAATCTCTTCTCCTCTGTAGTCATTGCTTTGTTATTGCCAGGAATAGCATGGGGATTTTGGCCAAGAGGATGA
- the TMEM19 gene encoding transmembrane protein 19 isoform X2, protein MLFHSWNDFNKDYFKMITNIIILSILICISLSFWIVSMTASTYYGSLRPISPWRWLFSILIPLIIASRGFRKKSLDHGGAIGGLIVGFILTVANYSFFTSMLMFFITSSKLTKWKGKVKKQIDSEYKEGGQRNWVQVFCNGGVPAELALLYMIENGPGEIPVDFSKQYTASWMCLSLLGALSCCAGDTWASEIGTVIGHEPRLITTWKKVPVGTNGGITVVGLISSLLGGTFVGIAYFISQLIFVNDLDISAPQWPIIVFGAFAGLLGSIIDSYLGATMQYSGFDKRTGMVVNHQTENATHISGKPILDNNGVNLFSSVVIALLLPGIAWGFWPRG, encoded by the exons ATGCTGTTTCATTCCTGGAATGATTTCAATAAAGATTACTTCAAAATGATAACTAATATCATCATTTTGAGTATACTTATATGTATTTCTTTATCTTTCTGGATTGTGTCCATGACCGCAAGCACATATTATG GTAGCTTGCGGCCAATTTCTCCATGGCGCTGGCTTTTTTCAATTTTGATCCCGCTAATAATTGCTTCACGAGGATTTAGGAAAAAGAGTCTTGATCATGGTGGAGCAATAGGAG gTTTAATTGTTGGATTTATCCTCACTGTTGCAAATTACAGCTTTTTTACCTCCATGCTCATGTTTTTCATTACTTCTTCCAAACTCACCAAGTGGAAAGGAAAAGTTAAAAAACAAATAGATTCAGAATACAAAGAAG GTGGACAAAGAAATTGGGTGCAAGTATTTTGCAATGGTGGTGTACCTGCAGAATTGGCTCTGCTCTATATGATTGAAAATGGACCAGGTGAAATCCCAGTAGATTTCTCTAAACAATATACAGCATCCTGGATGTGTCTATCATTACTGGGTGCTTTGTCCTGCTGTGCTGGGGATACTTGGGCTTCAGAAATTGGCACTGTCATAGGTCATGAACCTCGGCTAATAACAACCTGGAAAAAAGTTCCTGTAG GTACTAAtggaggtattactgtagtggGTTTAATTTCAAGTCTACTGGGAGGTACATTCGTTGGCATAGCTTACTTCATTTCCCAATTGATTTTTGTGAATGATTTGGATATATCTGCTCCACAATGGCCAATTATTGTGTTTGGTGCTTTTGCTGGTTTACTAGGCTCTATCATTGATTCCTACTTAGGAGCAACAATGCAATACAGTG GTTTTGATAAACGTACTGGAATGGTTGTCAACCATCAGACAGAAAATGCAACACACATTTCTGGTAAACCAATCCTAGATAACAATGGAGTGAATCTCTTCTCCTCTGTAGTCATTGCTTTGTTATTGCCAGGAATAGCATGGGGATTTTGGCCAAGAGGATGA